From Planktothrix serta PCC 8927:
CCAGAGATTTTTATGAAGGTTTATTAGGACTGTCTGTGGCAGATGTTCCTTTACATTATTACTATAACTATGAACAAACTTTAGGGGCGGGAATTGATCCCCTGTATCTGTCTACGAGCGTTGGTAATACTGCTACATCTAAAATGCAGGGTACTGAGGGGTTATGGTATCAACTGATGAAAAATACTCAGTTACATATTATTGGGGGAGCAAGTTATGGCTCTAAAGATCAAGAACGTCATGTATGTTTTGATCGAGATTGTTTAGAACAAATTCTCATGCGGGTAGAATTGCGAGGTGTTAAGCATAAAATTCGCAACGAAAGGCCCTTAAATTTTTTAGTTAAAGATTTAGATGGCCGTGTTATTGAAATGACGGAAGTTAAAAATTAGAAGGATGTGTTGTCTGTTGGCTGTTAACAGTCAACCGTCAACATTCCTTACAAATAAACACAACGTTCTCCTGTGGTTTTAGCTTGTTCTAGGGCTTGATTTGTGCGTTCAATACAAGCCCGATAGTGTTCATTCAGTTGAACAGTTGTACATCCAATATACAGATAAAACTGAGGTGGAGAGTTTGGGGGTGATTCTTCCTGAGTAAAAAGATTATTAAAAATCCGTTTGAGCGCTAGTTTTGTTCCGGGTAATTCCGAAAAAATAGCTAATAAAAACTCATTATTTCCCCAATGAGCGACCCAATCACTTTCTCGCAAAAGCTGTTTTAATTGCTGTATTAGAGTAACAATTTCAGGAGGTGGAGTTGTTGAAATATGGGGATTTTTAATAGCATCGATATTCTCAATACTAACCAGGGCAATACATAGGGGTAAATGGTGGCGAGATGCTATCCCTAAACATTGGCGAAGATGAGTTTCTGCGGTTTCTCGTTCCAGAATAATCTGAAAAGATTCTTCTTGTCGAGACCAGATAATATTTTCAACATCTAAAAATTTTTCTTCAGTTTTATTAATGGTATAGTAAATGGCTTTAAACAGGTTCTCAATTTCATGATAATTGCTACTAGGAAGTTCTAAAATTTCTACTTTTTCGGAATATAAATTTAAGGCTTTTGTTGCCATAATAATAGACTGTTCAATTTGCTTAATCTTCCGATTTAATAGAAGAAAGCTGGCAATTGTACACAGGAAAAGAATCACAAAAATTTCTCCTCTAAAGGCAAATTGAGGATGAAATATCAAATAAATTGTGCAACCGATTAAAGGCAGGTTAACGGCTAAAATTCCGACGGAAAGAAGTTTACTTTTATAGGAGTTTTTTTCTCCCCAAATCTGGATTTTTTGGAATAGTCTAAAACTCTTGTTCATGGGAGTTTATGAATCAGTGATCAGTGATCAGTTATCAGTTATCAGTGAATCAGTTACCAGTGTAGAGACGTTGCATACAACGTCTGTAACAGTTATCAGTTAAGAGCTAATAGTTAACAGTTAATAGTTAATAACCAATAGTTAGTAACTAAGAGTTAAGGAATTAGTCAACTCTTACACTGATAACTGATCACTGGTAACTGATCACTGATTCACAGTAGCCGTCACATCAGCAGGTTTACGACTGAACAGTTTGAAGTAAGTAGACACCCAAAATTCTTTGATGGGGAAGGCAATAAATGTCAGGGGATTGATAGTTATAATTATATCGCGGACATCCCCTTGAGCAAGTTTAATAATTTGTTGGGCAACCCAGTCAGGAGACAACACCCCAATCGGGTTTAAGTTGCTCTTAAAGGGCCCTAAGATCAATTTACGAATCACGCAGGGTGCATCTAAACGACGCAGGGTAATCAAATCCCCTAAAGTCCGTTTACTCAGTTCGTAGAGTGGACTGAATGCTGGCCCAACTTCTGCCTCCGAGGTATTCACCCAAACTTCTTTTCTAGCGATATCAGCGTTTGTGCGAACGGTACTTAGGAACAATTCTAACAGACGCCAGCAGGAAAATGTATTGACTTCATAGGACTGAGAAATCGCCTCTTCTGTTCTCAAACCCTGAACATTAATCCCGTGATTGAGGATTAAAATATCAACATTTTGCAGTAAATCTGTTAATTTTTGTTCTTGTCCCACTTGCCAAGTTACGGTTTTGAGGGGAATTGTTTCTCCGTTAACCGTTAAGCTCAGAAGTTGTTCACCTGAAGTCAAAGCTAGAACTTTTGCACCCTTGGAATGGAGATGGAATAGCAGAGCTTGTCCGAGAGTTCCTGATGCTCCGGTGACAGCAACGGTTTTTCCTTTTAATGAAAGTGCCGTTCCCATCAGTTTATCTAATACGGTAAAGGTTCCACAAAAATAAGCGTTTTGATTATCAAAATGATGACGCCAATGGTAAGTTCGATTCACCATCCAGGGTGCAGGCGGACTGGTAAATTGACCGGGAGTGTGGGTTAAATCGGTCAGTTTATCCAGATTGGGAATCCCCATTCCTCGCCCAATAGCCGATAACAGAAAACTTAGGGTATAAAGACAACCCAGAAGGGCAAATCCCTGTTGTGCGGGGGTATAAATATGGGCAATGGTCAGTAAGATTAGACTAAAGCTCAACATCACGCAGGCTTCAGGAACGTCATTATACCAATGGGCTTGGCGATAAATTTCTTCACTGACGGGGGTTAAATCGGGACGAAAGACCCGATGATGCCAATTATGCAAACGAATTAAGGGCGAAAAAACATGAGCGAGGACATGGTAAACATCTCGTACCAGTTCTGCTCCGAGGATAGAACCGAGTCCCCAAGCTAAATTTCCCATCCAGAAAGTTACCATATCCAATCGCGCATACCTCTACTTAATAATTAGGTCTGTCTGGTATTATAAAACTTTACTGACTTTCTGGCTAGTTCTTGGCAACGGTCGTACAATATTTATGAAAGTTGAGGAAATCAATGCAGTGAGTTCACCTCCTATTATTGATAATAATTCTTAACTTAATCTCAATATAATTTTTAACCTTTATGTTATACATAGAATTGATAAACTAGCAGTTATACTTCTAATAACGGCTTTTTATTTCTTAAATTAAAGATGGATTTTCCGATTTTTTGTATAAATTACCTAGGCTGAATTGGAGGACGAAAAATCAAAAGCTATGGATGATCTAAATGTACAATCATTACTGGAAGATTTGAAAGATCCGGATCAGGATGTTCGCCAACGAGCCACTGATGAATTGTGGCATTTATGGTTTGAGCAAAAGGGAATCGTTGGTTTAGAACAGATTCGTCGTGCCGAAGCTTGTCAACAAGCGGGGAAAATGGCGGAAGCAGAACGGATTTTAACCCAATTAATTCAGGATTTACCTGATTTTGCGGAAGCTTGGAACCGACGAGCCGTTTTATATTATACAACACGACAATTTAAGAAAGCTTTAGCAGATTGTAAACGGGCTATCAGACTCAACCCTATTCATTTTGGTGCCTTGCATGGGATGGGGTTATGTTATGCCGCTTTAGGGGATTATAGATTAGCAATTCATGCTTTTCGCCAAGTGTCAAAAATTCAACCCTATTCTCTGGAAAACCAACGGTTAATTTTAGAATTTACGCTGAGGTTGTAGAATTTGTTAACGGTTAACCGTTAACCGTTAACTGTTAACAGATAACACACCCCTATCTACTAAGACTTTGACCAAGCGGGGTGAGAGAGTAAGGCTTCGATGACTCGAACGCCTCGCAACTGATTAGATAGGGGTAGATGACCTTTGGGTGCAGTTAAATCCCAGGTGAATTCTTGGGGGTAGCGAGTCCAATTACGACCCGTGCGCCAACCAATTTTAGGCCAGAATTTATCCCAATTTTTATTAACACTCAGCCAAAGTTCTTGTTGTACAGAATAGCCAAATTTTCCTTCAGAATGAATTTTCCACAGACTATCAAGGGTGTGTAAATCCGTAATCGGTAAGCGTTCAATTTCGGAAAAATAAATCCATTTTCGTTGTGCCGCAGAAGTTCCGGCTAATTCACAAAGTTTCTGTAAACTTAATTTATCCGCCTCTAAAAAATCTTGTTGCGCGAGTAATTTTTGTAAGGGGATGTAATCAATTCCGGTTTGAGATTTTAAGGGAACAATTCCCGTCGGAAAATGGGTTTGCAAAAAGCTACTAACTTTTTCGGAAGTTGGAGCAGCCGTATATAAAATTTGATAAACTTTACCGTCAACTAAATTAGGAGGATGAGACTGCTGTTTTAATAAAAACTCCATTAAAACATCCCAAACCGTTTCCCCACCTTGGGTTAATGTTTGTAGCAGTTGAAATTGAGCTTTTTCCGAACCTGCAAAAAGCTGAGAGCGTAATTCATCCGCACTGATCAGGTCAGGTTGTGGGGAAGTGGTCAAGTCAGTCATAGTGGCGTGGCGTTTCAAGTTTTGAATGAGTACAGAATTCTCAACTGCAACTATTGTACAAGCAGCAGGGAACAGTTAACCGTTGAGAATCCGTTGAATTAGGGCGCTGGTAGAGGAGGGAACTTCAATGTTAATCAAGGCAACTTTACCGCCATAGCTGTGTACAATAGGGGCTTCGGGGAGGGTTTCTAAGGTGTAGTCTCCCCCCTTGACATAAATATCGGGTTTCAGGGTTTCAATTAAATGATCGGCTGTGGTTTCAGGAAAAATTACCACACCATCAACGGGTTTCAGGGTGGCGAGGACTTCCGCCCGTTGTGCTTCCGGGACAATGGGACGGGGAGGATGTCCGGGTTTTTGGGGTTTAATCGTTTGGACGGACAAATCACTATTGAGTCCGACAACGAGCGATCGCCCTAGGGCTTTGGCTGCTTGTAAATAGCGAACATGACCCGCATGAATTAAGTCAAAACAGCCATTGGTAAACACCAGAGGACGCCACCGATCAGGATGAAGGGTAATGTCGTGTTGTAATTCGGTTAAGGTGTAGAGATAAGGAGTCATTTAAGTCTAAGTCGGGAGGATGAGAATTTTTCGTTGTTACTGCTCTGAACCGATTAAGATTGTAACGTTTGTTGATCTTAATCTTGCAAATCAATTAGGAACTGGAATACTTGATGGGTAAGGGCAAGATCAAGATCTGGGTTAACCATCACTTAGCTTACAAATAATAAACATGAAAGCCACTTCTAGTCGTCAATTTTCCTCGACAACCTCTCTCATCCTCAAACTGGTTGGGGTAATTTTACTTCTCTCTTCTCTTGTAGATTATCTGGTACTTTTGATTCCGCCGAATTTTCTCAACCGAGGCTGGCAAATTAGTGTCACCAGTGATTTAGTCGATCGAGGCATTGTCCCTATGGTGGGAATGGCCTTAATCTTTATTGCCTTTTGGATCGATACTGCCACCGAAGGGACGGTCAAATCAGGTAAACCTTTTGCGAGTTTAAGATTTTGGGTCGCATTGCTGGCGAGTTTATTGGGACTATTGTACCTGTTACTATTTCCTTTACATCTGAATAATACCCGTCTGGCTAGAGCCGAGGCCCTCACACAAATTAATCAACAGGCTACTCAAGCTCAAACTCAACTCGAAACTCAAATCAGTAGTGATCAATTCCAACAACAAATTCAACAGCGAAAAACTCAGCTTAAAGATCAAATTGCTGGTTTAGCACAAAATCCTGATGCGCTAAATCAAGCCCTTTCTAACCCTAATCTCCCGAAGCAAGTCAAAGATATTTTAGAACAGTCTAAATCGAATCCGAAAGCTATTGAAGAGTTTCTCAATCAACAAGCGGATAATTTACCGACACAATTGTTAACTCAAATTCGCGATCGCAAACAAGAACTCGAACAACAAGCCAAAACCCAGTCTTTGAAATCGAGTTTGCGAACTGGAATTAGTAGTTTATTGTTAGCCATTGGCTACATTACTATCGGTTGGACAGGATTAAAAGGTCTGGGTATTCTCAAAAGTGGAAATCGTCGCAAAACGCCTACTGCTTAACAGTTATCAGTTATCAGTTACCAGTTACCAGTTATCAGTGAAAACAGGAAAATCAAGATTTTCTTGATCCCAATCCAGGGTCAACTCGATCATAGCTGATAATTGATAACTGATAATTGATAATTGATAATTGATAATTGATAATTGATAACTGATAACTGATTCTTCATGTTTTCTATTTATATTCTCACCGCAAACGAAGAGATTGATATCGCGGATTGTATTGAATCTGCGTTATTATCGGATGATATTATTGTGGTCGATTCTTTTAGTCAAGATCGCACCGTTGAAATTGCTCAACAGTATCCCGTCCGAGTTCTGCAACATCGCTTTGAAAGTCACGGAAAACAACGAACCTGGATGTTACAAGAAATTCCCACAAAACATGAGTGGGTTTACATCTTAGAAGCCGATGAACGCATGACAACCGAGTTATTTCAAGAATGTTTACAAGCCATCCAAAGCGATGATTATATTGGCTATTATGTCGCTGAAAGGGTGATATTTTTAGGGAGTTGGATTCGACGCAGTACCCAATATCCTCGATATCAAATGCGTCTTTTTCGTAAGGATAAAGTTTGGTTTACCGATTATGGTCATACTGAACGAGAAGTCTGTGATGGCCCTACGGGATTTATTCAAGAAACCTATCCCCATTATACCTGTAGTAAAGGGTTATCTCGTTGGATTGAAAAACACAATCGCTATTCAACGGATGAAGCGGTAGAAACTTTGCGACAGTTACAAACAGGAACAGTGAATTGGAAAAATTTATTCTTAGGAAGTTCAGAAGTTGAACGACGACGAGCGTTAAAAGATTTGTCTTTACGTTTACCATTTAGACCCCTAATTCGGTTTCTGTATATGTACTTTGTTTTAGGAGGAATTTTAGATGGTCGTTCAGGATTTACTTGGTGTGTTTTACAAGCCTTTTATGAATATTTGATCCTGCTTAAAGTTTGGGAAGTTGAAAATTTACCTCAACTTTATGCGGAGCAAATTCAACCCTCTTTACCCAGTTCAGAAAAAATAGAGTCCCAGAAAGTGACATCCAATCTGGGAACAGAAACTTAATCCTAATTTTTAATCAGGTTTTTCATTGTTCAGGGTGCTTTTATTCAGGAACTTACTAAGGCTTTTAATTCTGATTCTCCGGCTTTTTTTAACAATCGTGTGAGTTGCAAATTGCACAGAATAATTATTAATCCTTGACCCATTAAACTGATCAGAATTGAGGATGTTGTCGCTGAAGGGAGGGAAACAAAGGACAAAATAGACCACACATAAGCTCCTTCAAATCCGGGTTTAGAGTTAAACAGAATCGCAATAAAGAATGGAGGAAGAACCAACAGTGCTGATACCATAACTGTTGCCCATAGGGTTCGTTTTGGTGTTTTCATCATCATGATTAATTGAGCAATACTGGCACAAAGCAGCATAAAACTCAAATGTAAGGAAACCGCTAACAACATTTCCACTTTTATAGAGGGTTTAGCGATGAGCAGAATCGTTGTAACCCAAATGGTAGAAGCTATTAAAAGATTAATCAAAATGGCAACAATTGCCGGACTTTTCTCGCCCCAAACTAAATCATTTCCCAGGTCTATCCACCAATACTGTTTCCGTTCTTGTCGATATCGAACCCAATCTTGTAATGTTTGTCGTTGGGGAGAAAGAGACAATATTAAACCCAAAATCAGCAGAATATTACCGATAAAAATAGTAGCATAATGACTGGATACTAATTCAAACTGAGAGAGGGTAAACCCTAGGTTTAATAGGGTGAAACCAATCGTTAATAAATAGCTCTGTTTTTTACTTAAAGCCGGAAGATTAGGCTGATTATAGTTCCGTTTTAAAGCTTGCCAAATCCAATAGGTCAAAAAACCATAATTTAAAAGGGCTAATCCCAATAGAGAAACTCCATTTTCTCCCAGAGTTAATCCAAACCACTGTAATTGATTAATATTATCGTGACCGAAGGGAGAATTTAAGTCACTATTTCCTGTGCGATTAATTAAATAGCGGAGGAGACAGGTGGGAGAGAACATATTCAGCCAATTCCAACCATCATTGCTAATTGGTTTATTATTGGCAATGAGTAAAAAGGTGAAAATAATGCTACTCCCGACCCAAGATTGTAATCCATGTAACCAAGAACTGGTGGTAACTCCAACTAACAACGCAATGCTATAAAAAAATGCACAACTGCCTACAGTTAAACCATAAAAACTAAAAATTTCCAAGATGGAAATATTAGCGGAAATTCCAGCCCATAATTGATAGGGAATTGTCAGTAAAACTCCTAGATATAATAAACTGGGTACTCCCAATAATTTTCCGATTAAAATAGTCTGGGCAGATTGTGGACTTAATCGAATAAAATTCAGGGTTCCTCGCCGTTCTTCGGTGGCTAAATCATTAATGAGCATATAAGTTCCCAGAACAATTAAGCTGAAAACTGCTAAAACACTGATCCATATAAAAATATTCGTCCAGTAGTCCAAAAACCAACGATTAAAATCAATTAAATCAGTTGGACAGAGAGTATTTCTGAGTTTGTTAATTTCTTTAAGATTTTGTTCTAAAACAGAACGGTTTTCTCCAGTTGCTAAAGCATGAAGTTGATCTTGAGTCTTCCAATATTGTTGATCATAATTATGATATAATTGATTTTTAGTAGGGCAGTATCCACTAGCAATAGTGATCTTTTTCATCCCTGGAAATTTATCGAAAGTGCTAAAAAATAGAATCACTTGGCTGAGAATAGAAATTCCGATTGCCATCAGAAGATTACGAACTCGAAACCGACCTTTTAATTCTCGAACCAGTTGGGGATTCCACTGTTTAAATAGATTGAAAGATTGAATATTCATGGCTATTAATCCTTAACAAAGTTGAAAGAGACGAGTGCTTTTAAGACGCTTGTTTATGTCCGAGTTTTAAGAAAATGGATTCTAAGTTTTCTTGAACTCGATTAAATTTGCTGAGGGGAATTTCAGCAGAAATGAGCGATCGCAATAAGATTGCAGAATCTTTTTCTGTTCCCGAAAATTGAACTTTAACCTGTTGATTTCCGGGTAAAATTTCCCAACTCTCAACCCCAGAATGATATTTTAACTCCGCGATTAGTATATCCATTTTACCCAAAGTCGAAATAAAAAGATGCTGCACACTCAAACGTTTATACAAGTCCTGTATCGAGGCACTTTCAACCAGATATCCCAATTCCATAATCCCAATACAGGTGCAAAAATCCTCTAAATCGCTTAAAACATGGGAAGAAATCACAATTGTCATTCCGGCTTCATGTAAGCTTTTAATAATCTCTCGAAACTGCATTCGAGCAATGGGATCTAAACCAGAAACTGGTTCATCAAGAAATAGCAGTAAAGGTTCATGAATAATTGTGCGTCCTAAACTTAATCGTTGTTTCATACCCCGTGAAAGGGTGGAAATTAAACTATTACGTTTGGGGGTTAACTGCACGATTTCCAAGACTTCATATAATCGTTGAGTGCGTCGAGGTTCGCGTAAATAATACAACCGCGCAAAATAATCTAAATAATCCCAAACGGTGAGATCATCATACAGGGGAAAATCATCGGGTAAATAACCTAAATGTTGTTTAATTTTGGGGTTTGTATGATCCCGTGATAACGCTTCTCCATTAATATAAATTTCCCCCATTGTCGGTTCTTCTACAGTAGCTAATATCCGCAATAAAGTTGTTTTTCCGGCTCCATTTGGCCCAATGAGTCCATAAACTTCACCCATTGGGATTTGTAAATCTATATCATTAACCGCCAGATGGCGATCAAATCGTTTTGTCAGTCCACGAGTTTGAATTGCAAGGTCTTTCGCCATTTTGGTAGGAAAAAAAGGGTGTGAAGTTGTAACTTAGACTTCCCCTACAATAACCTCTAGCCGATTTACGGACACAAATATTAATTATTGGGGGTTGACAGTTGACGGTTAACGGTTAACCGTCAACTGTTAACTTATAAGACAAGTCTGGGAGATTGAAAACGAGCGTGTCTTCAGACCTGAGATGAAAATCGACTCAGGGGAAATTATTTCCCGTGAACATTTCTTCGATCTATGCTAATATTATTGTAGGTCGAAACAAGGAGATTTTCATGATAGTTCTGGAATACAAAGTTAAAGGCAAACCTAATCAATATCAAGCGATTGATCAAGCAATTCGCACTACCCAATTTGTTCGCAACAAAGCGATTAGATATTGGATGGATAATTCAAGAGAATTAAAGATTGATAGATTTGCTTTAAATAAATATTCCACAACTCTCAGAAATGAATTTCCCTTTGTTGCTGACCTAAACTCAATGGCAGTCCAATCCGCATCCGAGCGGGGGTGGTCTGCCATTAGTCGTTTTTACGACAATTGTCAGAAAAAGATTTCGGGTAAAAAAGGATATCCCAAATTTCAAAAAGATTGCCGTTCCGTTGAATACAAAACATCGGGATGGGCATTGCATCCAACCAAAAGACAGATTACCTTTACCGACAAAAATGGGATTGGTAAACTTAAATTGTTAGGGAAATGGGATATTCAATCTTACAATGTTAAAGACATTATCCGACAATGGATAGAATATTTTGCAGCTAAATTTGATAAATTAGCAATTCCGGTTGCACCCCATTACACTTCGCAAAAATGTTCTAATTGTGGGGTAATAGTGAAAAAATCTCTATCAACCCGCACCCATGTTTGTAATTGTGGATGTGAGTTACATAGAGATACAAATGCTGCAATTAATATTCTAAATCTTGGTAAACAAGCTAGGGGAGGGCATCCCCGAAGTAACGCTAATGGACTAGAAACCTCTACTCTTCTTGGGGAAACCCTGGTCGCAGCACGTATCTAGGTTGAAGTTAGAATCGAGCGCGTCTTCAGACCTGAGAGTGTCAATTTACTTGAGCACCATGAGAACGGGGATCGGAGGTGCTAGATTTATCTAAAGTTAGGGGAGAATTAAAAGCAGAAACTTGACCGCTTGCTTGGGTGTAGGGGAGGGGATTTTCTGCAATTAAAGCGTCTAAATTTGCTTCTAGGATATTGCGAGGAATTTCACCAATTGTTTGAGCAATTGTTTCGGCTTTTTGATTCAAATAAACAAAATGAGGAATACCATCAACCCGATATTTAAGAAGTTCTGGCAACCATTTACTATTATCTACATTCAACATCACAAAATTGAGTTTTTCAGCATACTGTTGTTTAATTTCATTTAACTCTGGTGCCATTGCTTGGCAACTGGTACACCAATTCGCATAAAATTCGATTAAAGTGGGTTTACCATTACTCAATGCCACATCAACAGGAATTGATGCTTCTGCAAGTTGGGGGAGAGAAGTTGAGGTGGCGTCTGTTCGCACTCCCAAGAAAACCGCGACACTAAGGATAACGGCGGCGATGACAATTAAAAAGTTTCTAATGCGTTTGGCTAAATCAGAAGGTGATGTTGGGGTTGTTGAAGGCAAGGGATTTTCGTTCATGTTCATATAGTCAAAGATGATCATCATTGATTATTTTAGTTTAACGAAATTTTGTAAAAAAATCCTTAAAATTGCTGTAAAATAGAAACATAAATTAAGCCTAAAAGCAATAATTTCCCTGTTCCCTGTTCCCTCATTATGAAAAAACGAGTAACTTTAACTTTTCCTAAACGTTCTATTCAGATGCCGATCACTTATCGTTTGGCTAAAGATTTTAATGTGGCGGCTAATATTATTCGAGCTCAAGTTGCCCCCAATCAAGAGGGAAAATTAGTGGTAGAATTATCAGGAGATATTGATGAACTAGAAGCCGCTATTGAATGGATGCAAACTCAAAATATTGGGGTTTCTTTGGTAGGACGGGAGATTTTAATTGATGAGGAAAGTTGTGTTGATTGTGGATTATGTACCGGGGTTTGTCCTACAGAAGCGTTAACACTGAATCCAGAAACGTTTTATTTGACGTTTACCCGCTCACGGTGTATTGTTTGTGAACAATGTATTCCCACCTGTCCTGTTCAGGCGATTTCTACTAATCTCTGAAAAGGAATTCAACATAAAACTTTAATTTTTTTTCTCCTAATGTTTCAATGAAATCAGAACAAAAACTTACAATTATTACTTGGGTTTCCTTCGGATTACTTCTCATTACTTGTCTCCATTTTGGTTGGTTTTTATTTCAATCTAGTTCATATTTTTTAATTTCAGCTATAATCTTAGTCTTAATTTGGTTAATGGATTTATTCTTTACTATGCCTATTAACCTGTTTCAAGGGGGAGTTTTAAAGTGGATTAGATCGGATCTAGGAACATTTTTTATGATTGTGTTCTTCTCAATTTTGGGTGTATTTATTGTCACTTGGTTACAGATATCAATCAATATTTTATTAATGCTTTCAGCTACGGCTTTAGCTAGATTAGAATTGCAAACCTCCCGATTTAACAATTGGCCCGCTTTTATAATTTTATCTTTATTATCTACCGTAGGTTTAATCCTAGGATGGGGATTAAATTATTATTTTTCTGTCGATCATTTAGCATCAAAATTTTGTTTACCTTTTGATTTAGGATGTATTGAAATTCCCTATGGTGTAGATATCCCCAATTATCAAAAAGAAAAATAGTTCATCAATTCAAAAATTAATTTTAGGGTGCGTAAGCAGGAGCGCACGCACCCCTTAATAGGTTAAATTGTTGAGAATGACAATCGCCCTCTATCTTTTATTTTAAATCCAATA
This genomic window contains:
- a CDS encoding tetratricopeptide repeat protein codes for the protein MDDLNVQSLLEDLKDPDQDVRQRATDELWHLWFEQKGIVGLEQIRRAEACQQAGKMAEAERILTQLIQDLPDFAEAWNRRAVLYYTTRQFKKALADCKRAIRLNPIHFGALHGMGLCYAALGDYRLAIHAFRQVSKIQPYSLENQRLILEFTLRL
- the rfaE2 gene encoding D-glycero-beta-D-manno-heptose 1-phosphate adenylyltransferase, with the protein product MTPYLYTLTELQHDITLHPDRWRPLVFTNGCFDLIHAGHVRYLQAAKALGRSLVVGLNSDLSVQTIKPQKPGHPPRPIVPEAQRAEVLATLKPVDGVVIFPETTADHLIETLKPDIYVKGGDYTLETLPEAPIVHSYGGKVALINIEVPSSTSALIQRILNG
- a CDS encoding VOC family protein — encoded protein: MLIAINLIDFSFHSLPLSAFFPEVQLFDSLFSTQGVMVMLLGAYAVAMWMFLTSAPKVHTIMVSDLKVARDFYEGLLGLSVADVPLHYYYNYEQTLGAGIDPLYLSTSVGNTATSKMQGTEGLWYQLMKNTQLHIIGGASYGSKDQERHVCFDRDCLEQILMRVELRGVKHKIRNERPLNFLVKDLDGRVIEMTEVKN
- a CDS encoding glycosyltransferase family 2 protein; its protein translation is MFSIYILTANEEIDIADCIESALLSDDIIVVDSFSQDRTVEIAQQYPVRVLQHRFESHGKQRTWMLQEIPTKHEWVYILEADERMTTELFQECLQAIQSDDYIGYYVAERVIFLGSWIRRSTQYPRYQMRLFRKDKVWFTDYGHTEREVCDGPTGFIQETYPHYTCSKGLSRWIEKHNRYSTDEAVETLRQLQTGTVNWKNLFLGSSEVERRRALKDLSLRLPFRPLIRFLYMYFVLGGILDGRSGFTWCVLQAFYEYLILLKVWEVENLPQLYAEQIQPSLPSSEKIESQKVTSNLGTET
- a CDS encoding RNA-guided endonuclease InsQ/TnpB family protein, which encodes MIVLEYKVKGKPNQYQAIDQAIRTTQFVRNKAIRYWMDNSRELKIDRFALNKYSTTLRNEFPFVADLNSMAVQSASERGWSAISRFYDNCQKKISGKKGYPKFQKDCRSVEYKTSGWALHPTKRQITFTDKNGIGKLKLLGKWDIQSYNVKDIIRQWIEYFAAKFDKLAIPVAPHYTSQKCSNCGVIVKKSLSTRTHVCNCGCELHRDTNAAINILNLGKQARGGHPRSNANGLETSTLLGETLVAARI
- a CDS encoding bifunctional sterol desaturase/short chain dehydrogenase, which produces MVTFWMGNLAWGLGSILGAELVRDVYHVLAHVFSPLIRLHNWHHRVFRPDLTPVSEEIYRQAHWYNDVPEACVMLSFSLILLTIAHIYTPAQQGFALLGCLYTLSFLLSAIGRGMGIPNLDKLTDLTHTPGQFTSPPAPWMVNRTYHWRHHFDNQNAYFCGTFTVLDKLMGTALSLKGKTVAVTGASGTLGQALLFHLHSKGAKVLALTSGEQLLSLTVNGETIPLKTVTWQVGQEQKLTDLLQNVDILILNHGINVQGLRTEEAISQSYEVNTFSCWRLLELFLSTVRTNADIARKEVWVNTSEAEVGPAFSPLYELSKRTLGDLITLRRLDAPCVIRKLILGPFKSNLNPIGVLSPDWVAQQIIKLAQGDVRDIIITINPLTFIAFPIKEFWVSTYFKLFSRKPADVTATVNQ
- the hpsJ-B gene encoding hormogonium polysaccharide biosynthesis protein HpsJ, whose amino-acid sequence is MKATSSRQFSSTTSLILKLVGVILLLSSLVDYLVLLIPPNFLNRGWQISVTSDLVDRGIVPMVGMALIFIAFWIDTATEGTVKSGKPFASLRFWVALLASLLGLLYLLLFPLHLNNTRLARAEALTQINQQATQAQTQLETQISSDQFQQQIQQRKTQLKDQIAGLAQNPDALNQALSNPNLPKQVKDILEQSKSNPKAIEEFLNQQADNLPTQLLTQIRDRKQELEQQAKTQSLKSSLRTGISSLLLAIGYITIGWTGLKGLGILKSGNRRKTPTA
- a CDS encoding ABC transporter ATP-binding protein; translation: MAKDLAIQTRGLTKRFDRHLAVNDIDLQIPMGEVYGLIGPNGAGKTTLLRILATVEEPTMGEIYINGEALSRDHTNPKIKQHLGYLPDDFPLYDDLTVWDYLDYFARLYYLREPRRTQRLYEVLEIVQLTPKRNSLISTLSRGMKQRLSLGRTIIHEPLLLFLDEPVSGLDPIARMQFREIIKSLHEAGMTIVISSHVLSDLEDFCTCIGIMELGYLVESASIQDLYKRLSVQHLFISTLGKMDILIAELKYHSGVESWEILPGNQQVKVQFSGTEKDSAILLRSLISAEIPLSKFNRVQENLESIFLKLGHKQAS
- a CDS encoding diguanylate cyclase domain-containing protein → MNKSFRLFQKIQIWGEKNSYKSKLLSVGILAVNLPLIGCTIYLIFHPQFAFRGEIFVILFLCTIASFLLLNRKIKQIEQSIIMATKALNLYSEKVEILELPSSNYHEIENLFKAIYYTINKTEEKFLDVENIIWSRQEESFQIILERETAETHLRQCLGIASRHHLPLCIALVSIENIDAIKNPHISTTPPPEIVTLIQQLKQLLRESDWVAHWGNNEFLLAIFSELPGTKLALKRIFNNLFTQEESPPNSPPQFYLYIGCTTVQLNEHYRACIERTNQALEQAKTTGERCVYL
- a CDS encoding GUN4 domain-containing protein, whose product is MTDLTTSPQPDLISADELRSQLFAGSEKAQFQLLQTLTQGGETVWDVLMEFLLKQQSHPPNLVDGKVYQILYTAAPTSEKVSSFLQTHFPTGIVPLKSQTGIDYIPLQKLLAQQDFLEADKLSLQKLCELAGTSAAQRKWIYFSEIERLPITDLHTLDSLWKIHSEGKFGYSVQQELWLSVNKNWDKFWPKIGWRTGRNWTRYPQEFTWDLTAPKGHLPLSNQLRGVRVIEALLSHPAWSKS